AATATTTTCTTGGTGTCATTAAATTCTATCAATTCTCCTTGTAAAAAGAAAGCTGTTTTATCGGAAATTCGAGAAGCTTGAGACATGTTATGGGTCACCATAATCATCGTATACTTTTCTTTTAGGGTTAATAACATATTTTCGATCTTACCACTTGAAACAGGATCCAAGGCACTTGTCGGTTCATCTAATAAAATAATTTCAGGATCGACAGCTAAAACACGTGCAATACAAACACGTTGTTGTTGCCCACCAGATAATGATAAGGCACTTTTATGAAGTTTGTCTTTGACATCCTCCCAAACAGACGCCGCTTTCAAACTGTTTTCTACAGCCTCATCAAGTACTTGCTTATCCTTTTCCCCTTTTAAACGTAATCCATAAATCACATTTTCGTAAATGGAAAAAGGAAACGGATTGGGTTGCTGGAAGACCATGCCGATTTCTTTACGTAAATCAACAATATCTGTTCTAGGGCCATAAATATCTTTGCCTTTGTAAACCACACTACCTGTAATCGTCACACCAGGAATCAGATCATTCATTCGATTAAGTGAACGTAGATATGTCGATTTTCCACAACCAGAAGGTCCGATCATCGCTGTGATCTCGCCCTGATTGATACTTAAATCAATCCCTTTTAAAGCTTCTTTTTTACCATAATATAAATGCAAATCTTTTGATGAAATAATCTCTTTTG
The DNA window shown above is from Enterococcus sp. 4G2_DIV0659 and carries:
- the pstB gene encoding phosphate ABC transporter ATP-binding protein PstB: MTKEIISSKDLHLYYGKKEALKGIDLSINQGEITAMIGPSGCGKSTYLRSLNRMNDLIPGVTITGSVVYKGKDIYGPRTDIVDLRKEIGMVFQQPNPFPFSIYENVIYGLRLKGEKDKQVLDEAVENSLKAASVWEDVKDKLHKSALSLSGGQQQRVCIARVLAVDPEIILLDEPTSALDPVSSGKIENMLLTLKEKYTMIMVTHNMSQASRISDKTAFFLQGELIEFNDTKKIFLNPKEKQTEDYISGKFG